One part of the Hyphomicrobiales bacterium genome encodes these proteins:
- the rplS gene encoding 50S ribosomal protein L19, which produces MNLIAELEKEHAAELEAKRPIPTFSPGDTLKVNVRVTEGTRTRVQAYEGVCIARSGGGLNESFTVRKISYGEGVERVFPLYSPLLDSIEVIRRGKVRRAKLYYLRDRRGKSARIAEATNVRARALNDEVRAGIAADKAAAQAAKEEAKAAAAAAAEAEAAAAEAAAAEAEAPAEDKAE; this is translated from the coding sequence ATGAACCTCATCGCTGAACTGGAAAAAGAACACGCTGCCGAGCTTGAAGCCAAGCGTCCGATCCCGACCTTTTCACCGGGCGACACCTTGAAGGTGAACGTGCGCGTGACCGAGGGCACCCGCACCCGTGTGCAGGCCTATGAAGGTGTGTGCATTGCGCGCTCCGGCGGTGGCCTCAACGAAAGCTTCACGGTGCGCAAGATTTCCTACGGCGAAGGCGTGGAACGTGTTTTCCCGCTATACTCGCCGCTGCTGGACAGCATCGAAGTGATCCGCCGCGGTAAAGTCCGTCGCGCGAAGCTTTATTATCTGCGTGACCGTCGCGGTAAATCGGCGCGTATCGCCGAGGCAACCAACGTGCGTGCCCGTGCACTCAACGATGAAGTGCGTGCTGGTATCGCTGCTGACAAAGCCGCCGCTCAGGCTGCCAAGGAAGAAGCCAAAGCTGCGGCTGCCGCTGCTGCCGAAGCTGAAGCTGCCGCCGCAGAGGCCGCTGCTGCTGAAGCCGAGGCACCGGCTGAAGACAAAGCCGAATAG
- a CDS encoding GNAT family N-acetyltransferase: protein MITNYALTIPTIETERLVLRGWKEADAAGYAELYGDEDNAKFIGGVMAPWDAWRMVAQRIGQWHLRGFAMFAVEEKESGQFIGHAGPNFPEGWPEREIGWGLIKRFQGKGYALEAARASLRFAYDALGWRTAISLIDRDNIPSRRLAERLGASFERTETVASFTADIYRHLPPSQFLK from the coding sequence TTGATCACCAACTACGCGCTGACCATTCCAACCATCGAGACCGAGCGGCTTGTCCTGCGTGGCTGGAAAGAGGCCGATGCGGCTGGCTACGCTGAGCTCTATGGCGATGAAGACAACGCCAAGTTCATCGGCGGCGTCATGGCGCCCTGGGACGCCTGGCGCATGGTGGCGCAGCGTATCGGCCAATGGCATCTGCGCGGGTTTGCGATGTTTGCGGTAGAAGAAAAAGAGTCAGGCCAGTTCATCGGCCATGCCGGCCCCAACTTTCCCGAAGGCTGGCCGGAGCGCGAGATCGGCTGGGGCCTCATCAAGCGCTTCCAAGGCAAGGGCTACGCTCTAGAGGCGGCGCGCGCCTCACTGCGCTTTGCCTATGATGCGCTTGGCTGGCGAACCGCCATCAGCCTCATCGATAGAGACAACATCCCCTCTCGCAGGCTCGCCGAGCGCCTCGGCGCCAGCTTTGAGCGCACCGAGACGGTTGCCAGCTTTACCGCCGATATCTATCGGCACCTTCCGCCTTCCCAATTCTTGAAATAG
- a CDS encoding GNAT family N-acetyltransferase — protein MSDESPIFAPTLETERLILRGWNLDDFSTLATFLADDEANRFRGGAVDRNAAWAYLEGLAGQWALRGYGTFAVEDKETEDLVGWAGLWHPARLEEPELCWSIFPAFTGQGYAHEAAGAALVWWTQIEDQPAPFSMTHPDNIASQRVAEKLGAVRGEDFVFDGRPSFFYRHQIGTREEMVH, from the coding sequence ATGAGCGACGAATCACCCATCTTTGCGCCGACCCTGGAAACCGAACGGCTTATCCTGCGCGGTTGGAATCTCGACGATTTCTCAACCTTGGCGACGTTTCTAGCCGACGATGAGGCGAACCGGTTTCGCGGCGGCGCGGTCGATCGCAATGCGGCCTGGGCCTATCTTGAAGGTCTCGCCGGGCAATGGGCGTTGCGCGGTTACGGTACGTTTGCAGTCGAGGACAAGGAAACTGAGGACCTGGTCGGTTGGGCCGGGCTTTGGCATCCGGCGCGCCTGGAAGAGCCGGAGCTCTGCTGGAGCATTTTCCCGGCATTCACCGGGCAGGGTTACGCCCATGAAGCAGCCGGTGCGGCGCTCGTTTGGTGGACACAGATTGAAGACCAGCCAGCGCCGTTCTCCATGACCCATCCGGACAACATTGCTTCCCAGCGTGTGGCGGAAAAGCTTGGGGCGGTGCGCGGCGAGGATTTCGTTTTCGATGGCCGCCCCTCTTTCTTTTACCGCCACCAGATCGGTACGCGCGAGGAGATGGTCCATTGA
- the ffh gene encoding signal recognition particle protein: MFDTLSDRLSGIFDGLTKRGALSEKDVNEALREVRRALLEADVALEVVRAFVEQVRARAVGVEVLKSVSPGQQVIKIVHDELVAVLGSEAQTIDLASVPPVPILMVGLQGSGKTTTTAKIAKRLVEREKKKVLMASLDTRRPAAMEQLRVLGEQLEVPTLPIVEGQSAVQIAKRAMDAARLGGHDVVLLDTAGRTTVDEALMAETAEIEQVAKPHEVLLVVDALTGQDAVNTARAFDQRLDVTGIVLTRVDGDGRGGAALAMRAVTGKPIKLIGTGEKVDALEEFHPQRIAGRILGQGDIVSLVEKAAQDIDQEKAAKMAKRLQKGAFDLNDLKEQMQQMQKLGGMGGLMGMMPGIGKMKKQIDQAGIDDKAITRQIAIIQSMTPKERAKPDVLKASRKKRIAAGSGMQVADVNKLLKMHRQMADMMKAMGKKKGGMLGGLFGGGMPSPEEIAAAQAAQGGAGGDAGAAPSLDPDALAKMAQQAGGGLPGLGAPGGLPGLGGGMPGMPGLPGLGVPQRGGKKKKRK, from the coding sequence ATGTTCGATACGCTTTCTGATCGCCTTTCCGGCATTTTCGATGGGCTCACCAAACGCGGTGCGCTGTCGGAGAAAGATGTCAACGAAGCTCTGCGCGAGGTTCGCCGTGCGCTTTTGGAAGCTGATGTCGCGCTGGAAGTGGTGCGTGCGTTTGTCGAGCAGGTGCGGGCACGCGCGGTTGGTGTTGAGGTTCTAAAAAGCGTTTCGCCGGGCCAGCAGGTCATCAAGATCGTCCATGACGAGTTGGTGGCGGTTCTTGGCTCCGAAGCGCAGACCATTGACCTTGCCTCCGTGCCGCCGGTGCCGATCCTGATGGTCGGTCTGCAGGGCTCGGGTAAGACGACGACGACGGCCAAGATCGCCAAACGTCTTGTCGAGCGCGAGAAAAAGAAGGTCTTGATGGCCTCGCTCGATACGCGCCGTCCGGCTGCCATGGAGCAGTTGCGTGTGCTCGGCGAGCAGTTGGAGGTGCCGACGCTTCCTATCGTCGAAGGCCAAAGCGCGGTGCAGATCGCCAAGCGGGCGATGGATGCAGCACGTCTCGGCGGTCACGATGTGGTGCTGCTTGATACCGCTGGCCGCACCACGGTCGATGAAGCCTTGATGGCTGAAACCGCCGAGATCGAGCAGGTCGCCAAGCCGCATGAAGTGCTGCTCGTCGTCGATGCGCTGACCGGCCAGGACGCGGTGAACACCGCACGCGCCTTTGATCAGCGGCTTGATGTCACCGGCATCGTGCTCACCCGCGTCGATGGCGACGGGCGTGGTGGTGCGGCGCTGGCGATGCGCGCGGTCACCGGCAAGCCGATCAAGTTGATCGGCACTGGCGAGAAGGTCGATGCGCTGGAAGAATTCCACCCGCAGCGCATCGCCGGGCGCATTCTGGGTCAGGGCGACATCGTCTCGCTGGTCGAAAAAGCCGCCCAGGACATCGATCAGGAAAAAGCGGCCAAGATGGCCAAGCGCCTGCAAAAGGGCGCGTTCGATCTCAATGACCTCAAAGAGCAGATGCAACAAATGCAGAAGCTCGGCGGCATGGGCGGCCTGATGGGCATGATGCCCGGCATCGGCAAAATGAAAAAGCAGATCGATCAGGCCGGCATCGACGACAAAGCGATCACCCGCCAGATCGCGATCATTCAATCGATGACGCCAAAGGAACGGGCGAAGCCCGATGTTCTTAAAGCCAGCCGCAAAAAGCGCATCGCGGCCGGTTCCGGCATGCAGGTGGCAGACGTCAATAAGCTTTTGAAAATGCATCGTCAGATGGCCGACATGATGAAGGCCATGGGCAAGAAAAAAGGCGGCATGCTTGGCGGTCTTTTCGGCGGCGGCATGCCAAGCCCCGAAGAGATTGCAGCAGCCCAGGCGGCGCAAGGCGGTGCTGGCGGCGATGCTGGAGCAGCTCCTAGCCTTGATCCGGATGCGTTGGCGAAAATGGCGCAGCAGGCCGGTGGCGGTCTTCCAGGGCTCGGGGCACCCGGTGGCTTGCCCGGACTTGGTGGCGGCATGCCGGGCATGCCTGGGCTTCCAGGCCTGGGCGTTCCTCAGCGCGGCGGCAAAAAGAAGAAGCGCAAATGA
- a CDS encoding response regulator: protein MQEFVSEAPSLPLRVLVVDDDELDRFVIRRSFNALGMPVELIEIADSRQAVDAIDRHEPDVTLLDIQMPNMNGFDVLTALRKKHRKDPAEPCPVMMLSSSSQQDDREKAFALGATEYRTKPSTLNDYIRLAEDIREAYLPN, encoded by the coding sequence ATGCAGGAATTTGTTTCCGAAGCGCCTTCACTGCCTCTGCGTGTCTTGGTGGTGGATGATGATGAACTGGACAGGTTCGTCATCCGCCGCAGTTTCAACGCTCTTGGTATGCCCGTAGAGCTGATCGAAATTGCCGACTCCCGCCAAGCAGTCGATGCCATTGATCGGCACGAACCCGACGTCACGCTGCTCGATATCCAAATGCCAAACATGAATGGCTTCGATGTGCTGACCGCTCTACGCAAGAAGCACCGCAAAGACCCCGCCGAGCCATGCCCGGTGATGATGTTGTCAAGTTCCTCCCAGCAGGACGACCGCGAGAAGGCCTTTGCGTTGGGCGCAACTGAGTATCGCACCAAGCCTTCAACACTGAATGATTATATTAGGCTTGCCGAAGATATCCGTGAGGCCTATCTACCGAACTAA
- the amt gene encoding ammonium transporter, whose translation MMRRTLQRFFLLALALVMSLPALPATAEVSPLLLDATVEALRLDQQLRADFAWMLTCAGLVLMMQIGFLMLEAGSARSKNSINVAQKNLCDLLISICAFAIVGFSFMFGSSQFGVIGWDKQHLISGFQDEWTYAFFAFHAMFVSTAATIVSGAVAERMKFKTYALITLLIAALIYPVYGHWVWGDLQNAANTAWLANLGFIDFAGSTVVHATGAGVALVAIWLVGPRRDKYDAEGNPRTIHGCSMVLSTSGAILLFVGWIGFNGGSAGGVTANLGHIIINTVLAGAAGGTAALLLGKERDNGLFQPRRSVNGLLGGLVAITAGADAVTVLGAAAIGFSAGLLVVLSEDFIERRLKLDDVVGAVSVHGVAGIYGTLAVAFFALEAKLAADTRLAQFGVQLLGVAVNIAWVTAIAVPGMWLIDKIVGLRVTESEEAMGLNAAEHGASLGTLALQQSLQAIAEGRADLATRLDETTGDEAADLAIIINPFLDKVQTLVGDISETSGRLAAELNAVAHDVSKSARVVHVRTGEVQSSTKTVAESAHLAVDDVKALRRKTAGLAESAGAVSGDIRQIAAFVENLSNAVTSVAAGANEARNVSGKAVALSQNASATVSQLGSAADDIEAVIDLIIGIQNQTNLLALNATIEAARAGDHGKGFAVVANEIKALSERTAGATEDIRNAIMKVRDSSLGSRDMIGEVGTILESIAGAVADIHATAERERTTVTAISDGVSDAANRIAALSDGVSAFEDETRAVERVINHAASHAGTAEEAVKDLRQQADQSLETGRSVSASSHEMEGVAVGLSHRAGSLKTGTS comes from the coding sequence ATGATGCGCCGAACTCTGCAACGCTTCTTCCTGCTCGCGCTTGCGCTGGTGATGAGCCTGCCCGCATTGCCGGCCACCGCTGAGGTCTCGCCACTTCTGCTGGACGCGACGGTCGAAGCGCTGCGGCTCGATCAACAATTGCGCGCCGATTTCGCCTGGATGCTGACCTGCGCGGGCTTGGTGCTGATGATGCAGATTGGCTTCTTGATGCTCGAAGCTGGATCGGCCCGGTCGAAAAACTCCATCAATGTTGCCCAGAAAAACCTCTGCGATCTGCTGATCTCCATCTGCGCATTCGCGATCGTGGGATTTTCCTTCATGTTTGGGTCAAGCCAATTCGGCGTGATCGGATGGGACAAACAACACCTGATTTCAGGTTTCCAAGACGAGTGGACCTACGCGTTCTTCGCCTTCCATGCGATGTTCGTCAGCACGGCGGCAACCATTGTGTCCGGCGCCGTCGCTGAGCGCATGAAGTTCAAGACCTATGCCCTGATCACCTTGCTCATCGCCGCCCTCATCTATCCGGTTTATGGCCATTGGGTTTGGGGCGATTTGCAAAACGCAGCCAACACCGCCTGGCTGGCCAATCTCGGTTTTATCGATTTTGCCGGCTCAACTGTGGTGCACGCCACTGGGGCCGGGGTGGCACTTGTGGCCATTTGGTTGGTCGGGCCGCGGCGTGACAAATACGATGCAGAGGGCAATCCACGAACGATCCATGGTTGTTCCATGGTACTCTCCACATCCGGCGCAATCCTATTGTTCGTCGGCTGGATCGGGTTCAATGGCGGTTCAGCCGGCGGCGTCACCGCCAACCTCGGCCACATCATCATCAACACAGTTCTGGCCGGGGCAGCCGGCGGAACTGCGGCACTCCTGCTGGGCAAAGAACGAGATAACGGCCTGTTCCAACCACGCCGCTCGGTGAATGGATTGCTTGGCGGTCTGGTTGCGATAACGGCAGGCGCTGACGCCGTCACCGTCCTTGGTGCCGCCGCGATCGGCTTCAGCGCTGGCCTCTTGGTGGTTCTGTCTGAGGATTTCATCGAAAGACGGTTGAAGCTCGACGATGTCGTCGGCGCCGTCTCTGTCCATGGTGTGGCCGGTATCTACGGCACTCTGGCGGTCGCCTTTTTTGCCCTGGAAGCCAAACTGGCCGCGGATACCCGCCTGGCCCAATTTGGGGTTCAACTCCTTGGCGTTGCCGTCAACATCGCCTGGGTCACGGCCATTGCGGTTCCCGGCATGTGGCTGATCGACAAAATCGTTGGCCTACGCGTCACCGAATCCGAAGAGGCCATGGGCCTCAATGCCGCCGAGCATGGCGCGTCCCTGGGAACACTTGCGTTGCAGCAAAGCCTGCAAGCCATCGCCGAGGGACGGGCCGACCTCGCCACCCGTCTTGATGAGACGACAGGCGATGAGGCCGCTGACTTGGCGATCATCATCAACCCTTTTCTCGACAAAGTTCAAACACTGGTCGGCGACATTTCTGAGACGTCCGGCCGCCTGGCTGCCGAGTTGAATGCGGTCGCCCACGACGTCAGCAAGTCCGCCAGGGTGGTGCATGTCCGCACCGGCGAGGTTCAATCCTCAACAAAAACCGTCGCCGAGAGCGCGCATCTCGCCGTCGATGATGTAAAGGCGCTGCGCCGAAAAACCGCCGGTCTTGCCGAGTCCGCGGGTGCGGTATCGGGCGACATCCGCCAGATCGCAGCTTTTGTCGAAAATCTATCGAACGCCGTCACCAGCGTTGCCGCGGGCGCCAATGAAGCCCGCAATGTCTCCGGCAAGGCGGTGGCTTTGTCGCAGAACGCCAGCGCGACGGTTTCGCAACTGGGCTCTGCCGCCGACGACATCGAAGCGGTCATCGATCTGATCATTGGCATCCAAAATCAGACCAATTTGCTCGCACTCAACGCCACGATCGAAGCGGCGCGCGCCGGCGATCATGGCAAGGGCTTTGCCGTGGTCGCCAATGAGATCAAAGCCCTGTCGGAGCGCACCGCCGGAGCGACCGAAGACATTCGCAATGCCATCATGAAGGTGCGCGACAGCTCGCTGGGTTCACGCGACATGATCGGCGAGGTCGGCACCATCTTGGAATCAATCGCCGGCGCCGTGGCCGACATTCACGCCACCGCCGAGCGCGAACGCACGACGGTTACCGCGATTTCCGATGGTGTCAGTGATGCTGCAAACCGCATCGCAGCGCTTTCTGATGGGGTAAGCGCCTTTGAGGACGAGACCAGAGCTGTTGAACGCGTTATCAACCACGCCGCCTCCCACGCCGGCACGGCCGAAGAGGCGGTCAAAGATCTGCGCCAGCAGGCCGACCAGAGCCTGGAGACCGGTCGTTCAGTGTCGGCATCTTCCCATGAAATGGAAGGCGTTGCCGTTGGACTCAGCCATCGTGCCGGATCATTGAAAACCGGCACGAGTTGA
- a CDS encoding bacteriocin translates to MSHTQTLSPAAKRGSKRIIASIVLAGALAMTGCQSMSRVEQNTLAGGVIGGGLGALTAAAFGASAGWVVVAGAAGAAAGAIYARNTTTNECAVSNGDGTYRIVRC, encoded by the coding sequence ATGTCACACACTCAAACCCTCAGCCCAGCCGCCAAGCGTGGTTCCAAGCGCATTATTGCCAGCATCGTTTTGGCAGGCGCTCTAGCCATGACAGGCTGCCAATCGATGAGCCGCGTTGAGCAAAACACGCTGGCAGGTGGCGTTATCGGCGGTGGTCTTGGCGCGCTGACCGCAGCCGCCTTTGGTGCAAGCGCTGGATGGGTCGTCGTTGCTGGCGCCGCCGGCGCAGCAGCAGGTGCCATCTACGCCCGCAACACAACGACCAACGAATGCGCTGTCTCAAACGGTGACGGGACCTACCGCATCGTTCGCTGCTAG
- the rimM gene encoding 16S rRNA processing protein RimM has translation MPGSSDDPFIILARIGAPNGVRGAARVKLFGDDTAGLAEYGPLRRADGMGAIVLTGLRPGKTPDMVVATFEGITSREQVAELNGVELGLPRSALPTPDDEDDFYHADLIGLETRLIDGSRFGDIIQVANYGADDLLDVKPDRGGPSVLVPFTKAIVPTVKIADGYVVLDPPEGLLDPPKKKPAEADG, from the coding sequence ATGCCGGGTTCATCCGACGATCCGTTCATCATTCTTGCCCGCATCGGTGCGCCCAATGGGGTGCGCGGTGCGGCGCGGGTGAAGCTGTTCGGCGATGATACGGCAGGGCTGGCCGAGTATGGTCCGTTGCGACGGGCCGACGGCATGGGAGCGATTGTTTTGACCGGTCTGCGACCGGGCAAAACGCCTGATATGGTGGTGGCGACCTTTGAGGGCATCACCAGCCGTGAGCAAGTGGCGGAGCTCAACGGTGTTGAGCTTGGTTTGCCGCGCTCGGCGCTGCCAACTCCGGACGATGAGGATGATTTTTACCACGCCGATCTCATTGGCCTGGAAACGCGCCTCATCGACGGAAGTCGGTTCGGAGACATCATTCAGGTGGCCAATTACGGCGCCGACGATCTGCTTGATGTGAAGCCTGATCGTGGCGGCCCGTCGGTCTTGGTGCCGTTCACCAAAGCCATCGTGCCGACCGTGAAGATCGCTGATGGCTATGTCGTGCTCGATCCACCTGAGGGTTTGCTCGATCCGCCAAAGAAGAAACCGGCTGAGGCGGATGGATGA
- a CDS encoding NUDIX domain-containing protein yields MKETEFFRPIEQLVLSDNWGTLTKHTFALKRRDGTWQNQTREAYDRGNGAACLLYNRDQDTVLLVKQFRLPAMLNGHDGFLIETPAGLLEGLDPAERMRAELEEETGYSVSKLTLVFDAFMSPGSVTEKLACFIGAYAAKDQVSEGGGHPDEGEDIEVLHIRLDEALAMIASGKIADAKTIMLLQQLALNRDLL; encoded by the coding sequence GTGAAAGAAACAGAATTCTTCCGCCCTATCGAGCAATTAGTACTCTCCGACAATTGGGGCACGCTGACCAAACACACCTTTGCGTTGAAACGACGCGACGGCACGTGGCAGAACCAGACCCGCGAGGCCTATGATCGCGGCAATGGCGCGGCCTGCCTGCTCTACAACCGCGATCAGGACACGGTGTTGCTGGTCAAACAGTTTCGCCTACCGGCGATGCTCAACGGCCATGATGGCTTTTTGATCGAAACGCCAGCCGGCCTCTTGGAAGGCCTTGACCCCGCCGAGCGCATGCGCGCCGAACTTGAAGAAGAAACCGGCTACAGCGTCTCCAAGCTCACCTTGGTGTTCGACGCCTTTATGAGCCCTGGCTCGGTAACAGAGAAACTGGCCTGTTTCATCGGCGCCTACGCGGCCAAGGACCAGGTGTCGGAGGGTGGCGGCCATCCCGACGAGGGCGAAGACATTGAAGTTCTCCACATCCGGCTCGACGAAGCACTGGCCATGATCGCATCCGGCAAGATCGCCGACGCCAAGACGATCATGTTGCTGCAGCAACTTGCGCTGAACCGCGACTTGCTCTGA
- the trmD gene encoding tRNA (guanosine(37)-N1)-methyltransferase TrmD yields MSFRAEIFTLYPDMFPGTLGAALAGKALADGLWSLETHNIRDAATDKHRSVDDTPAGGGAGMVLRADILAKALDAHVSSDDPRPRLLMSPRGVPLTQGMVRDLAQGPGAVIVCGRFEGVDERVIEARGLQEVSIGDYVLSGGEVAAQVLLDAVVRLLPGVMGNDVSGMHESFEDGLLEHPHYTRPVEWEGRSIPDVLRSGDHKKIDQWRREQAEALTRARRPDLLG; encoded by the coding sequence ATGAGCTTTCGGGCCGAAATCTTCACGCTCTATCCGGACATGTTCCCCGGCACGCTTGGTGCGGCGCTGGCTGGCAAGGCGCTGGCCGATGGCCTTTGGTCGCTCGAAACCCACAACATCCGCGACGCGGCCACGGATAAACATCGCTCTGTGGACGACACCCCGGCCGGTGGCGGTGCGGGCATGGTGTTGCGGGCCGACATTTTGGCCAAGGCGCTTGATGCCCATGTGTCCTCGGATGACCCACGCCCGAGACTTCTCATGTCGCCGCGTGGTGTGCCTCTGACGCAAGGCATGGTGCGTGACCTCGCCCAAGGGCCGGGCGCGGTGATTGTCTGCGGCCGCTTTGAAGGCGTGGATGAGCGCGTGATCGAAGCGCGTGGCCTGCAAGAGGTCTCGATCGGCGACTATGTGCTGTCGGGCGGGGAAGTTGCCGCTCAGGTGCTCTTGGATGCTGTGGTGCGGCTTTTGCCCGGTGTGATGGGCAATGACGTGTCTGGCATGCATGAAAGCTTTGAAGATGGGCTTCTGGAACATCCACACTACACACGCCCTGTGGAATGGGAGGGGCGCAGCATTCCGGACGTTTTGCGTTCCGGTGACCATAAAAAGATCGATCAGTGGCGACGGGAGCAGGCCGAGGCCCTGACTCGCGCGCGCCGTCCTGATTTGCTGGGCTAG
- the rpsP gene encoding 30S ribosomal protein S16: protein MAIKLRLARGGSKKRPYYSIVAADARAPRDGRYVEKVGSYNPLLPKDSEDRVKLNVERIQHWLSVGAQPTDRVLRFLDEAGLAKREARNNPNKAVPGEKAKEREQEKADKAAALAEAEAEAAAAPAEEAPAEEAPAEEAPAEEAAAEDASAEEEKAS, encoded by the coding sequence ATGGCTATCAAACTGCGTCTCGCCCGTGGCGGGTCAAAAAAGCGCCCCTATTATTCCATCGTTGCTGCCGATGCGCGTGCGCCGCGCGACGGTCGCTATGTGGAGAAAGTGGGCAGCTACAATCCGCTGCTGCCGAAAGACTCCGAAGATCGCGTGAAGCTGAACGTTGAGCGCATTCAGCATTGGTTGTCCGTTGGCGCCCAGCCGACCGACCGTGTCCTGCGCTTCCTGGATGAAGCTGGTCTTGCCAAGCGCGAAGCGCGCAACAACCCCAACAAAGCTGTTCCTGGCGAAAAAGCCAAAGAGCGCGAGCAGGAAAAAGCTGACAAGGCGGCCGCTCTGGCCGAAGCCGAAGCTGAAGCTGCCGCCGCACCGGCTGAAGAGGCGCCCGCTGAAGAGGCGCCGGCTGAAGAAGCCCCTGCCGAAGAGGCTGCTGCCGAAGACGCCAGCGCCGAGGAAGAGAAAGCCAGCTAG